Proteins encoded by one window of Methanobacterium sp. CWC-01:
- a CDS encoding formate/nitrite transporter family protein, translating into MASSFKSPADTAKACVAIAELKESAPLSNLIILSFLAGAYIAFGGLLAEVVTGGLAAAGAPPGIVKLLFGAVFPVGLMLVVIAGSELFTGNCMYMPMGLLKGKASVGGLARNWIVSWIFNLVGALFVAYCLAYLSGILAVDPWAAGAMTVAKTKALGGAKFIAAGKSVSSLTWMQVFWRAIGCNWLVCLAVYLAIASDDIIGKIFGIWFPIFAFVATGFEHVVANMFFIPMGIFLGGVTWSQFFINNMIPATIGNIIGGAIFVGAIYWWTYLRGSD; encoded by the coding sequence ATGGCATCGTCGTTTAAGTCACCTGCTGATACAGCCAAGGCATGTGTTGCCATAGCAGAGCTAAAAGAATCTGCTCCGCTAAGCAACTTGATTATCTTGAGCTTTTTAGCTGGTGCATATATTGCGTTTGGAGGCCTTTTGGCCGAAGTTGTTACTGGTGGTTTGGCAGCCGCAGGTGCTCCACCAGGTATTGTAAAGTTACTCTTTGGTGCAGTGTTCCCCGTGGGACTGATGCTGGTGGTAATTGCCGGTTCAGAACTATTTACCGGAAACTGTATGTACATGCCAATGGGTCTGTTAAAAGGAAAAGCAAGTGTGGGAGGCCTGGCTCGAAACTGGATAGTAAGCTGGATTTTCAACTTAGTTGGAGCTCTATTCGTCGCCTACTGTTTAGCCTATCTGTCTGGTATCCTGGCTGTAGATCCATGGGCTGCTGGAGCTATGACCGTAGCTAAAACCAAAGCATTAGGAGGCGCTAAATTCATTGCCGCAGGTAAATCCGTGTCTTCCTTAACCTGGATGCAGGTGTTCTGGAGAGCCATTGGATGTAACTGGCTGGTTTGTCTGGCCGTGTATCTGGCTATTGCTTCCGACGATATTATTGGTAAAATATTCGGTATCTGGTTCCCAATATTTGCTTTCGTTGCTACCGGATTCGAGCACGTTGTTGCAAACATGTTCTTTATTCCTATGGGAATTTTCCTCGGTGGAGTAACCTGGAGTCAGTTCTTCATTAACAACATGATTCCTGCCACTATCGGAAACATCATTGGTGGAGCCATATTTGTAGGTGCCATTTACTGGTGGACCTACCTGAGAGGAAGCGACTAA
- a CDS encoding class I SAM-dependent methyltransferase codes for MKGKVLGDILLVKEDQDDLQELLKIPGVNKIAKLGYISGPQRKPEVELLWGEGTETIHKENKCLFKMDVSQVMWSKGNTAERIRLSKLINDGEIVVDLFAGIGYFSIPIAVHSRPKKVYAVEINPVSYHYLKENVLLNRVDDIVEPLFGDCRDVAPQKVADRVLMGYIGNTHEYLDVAMNAIRDGGVIHYHESVPEKLKFIRPVERIKSAAIDQEVEILNQRIIKKYAPGVYHVVIDAKIGIRC; via the coding sequence ATGAAAGGCAAGGTCCTTGGCGATATACTGCTGGTTAAAGAAGATCAAGATGATCTCCAGGAACTCCTCAAAATCCCTGGAGTAAATAAAATAGCTAAACTAGGTTACATTAGTGGACCTCAAAGAAAGCCCGAAGTTGAACTTTTATGGGGGGAGGGCACCGAAACCATCCATAAGGAGAACAAATGTCTTTTTAAGATGGATGTATCCCAGGTGATGTGGTCTAAAGGAAACACTGCCGAGAGGATCAGATTGTCAAAACTGATAAATGATGGTGAAATAGTGGTGGACCTGTTCGCAGGGATAGGCTACTTTTCCATCCCCATTGCCGTCCATTCCCGGCCAAAAAAGGTTTACGCAGTGGAAATAAACCCGGTGTCCTACCATTATCTTAAAGAGAATGTTCTACTCAACCGGGTAGATGATATTGTAGAGCCACTTTTCGGTGATTGCCGTGACGTTGCACCACAAAAAGTGGCAGACCGGGTCCTAATGGGCTACATCGGTAACACTCATGAGTATCTGGACGTGGCAATGAATGCCATCCGGGATGGGGGTGTGATACATTACCACGAGTCAGTCCCTGAAAAGTTAAAGTTCATCCGGCCAGTGGAGAGAATCAAATCCGCGGCCATAGATCAAGAAGTGGAAATACTAAACCAGCGAATTATTAAAAAATATGCTCCTGGAGTTTATCACGTGGTGATTGACGCTAAAATAGGGATTAGGTGTTAA
- a CDS encoding nitroreductase family protein: MDIFEAIKGRRSIRKFKKDPVDDKVLKKVIEAGVWAPSAGNLQSWEVVVVKKSKTKEKLASAAYLREFLADAPLILVLCANQHVCSVTYNNRGRELYCIQDAACAGQNILLAAHAIGLGACWVGAFDEDLVSRTLHLPPGLRPVALIPVGYPDENPLPPPRDDLEEFIHYEGCE, from the coding sequence ATGGACATTTTTGAGGCTATAAAGGGGAGAAGAAGTATTAGAAAATTTAAAAAAGATCCGGTGGATGATAAAGTCCTGAAGAAGGTGATTGAAGCTGGTGTCTGGGCCCCATCTGCAGGAAATTTGCAAAGCTGGGAAGTGGTAGTGGTCAAAAAGTCCAAAACAAAGGAAAAACTAGCATCTGCAGCTTATTTAAGAGAATTTTTAGCTGATGCACCACTGATACTGGTATTATGTGCCAATCAACACGTATGTTCTGTCACTTATAATAATCGTGGAAGAGAACTATACTGCATACAGGATGCCGCATGCGCTGGCCAAAACATCCTTCTCGCTGCCCATGCCATCGGCCTGGGGGCATGCTGGGTGGGTGCCTTTGATGAAGATTTGGTATCCCGTACACTTCACCTTCCTCCAGGATTGAGGCCAGTTGCACTAATACCAGTTGGTTATCCTGATGAAAATCCATTACCTCCACCCCGAGATGATTTGGAGGAATTTATACACTATGAGGGGTGTGAATAG